In Calidithermus timidus DSM 17022, the following are encoded in one genomic region:
- a CDS encoding PLP-dependent aminotransferase family protein, whose translation MLSITQTRIPQGFIDLGVGHPGLELLPLEALHQASQALFAQSEPHFLQYGAEGGDPELRRELARFLTHHYGAPVPPERLFISGGISQALDLLCATLTQPGQSVLVEDPTYFLALGIFRERNLQVVGVPRGDFQALEAALHTHRPVLYYTVPTFHNPTGASLSHQQRQKLLHLAEEYGFWVIADEVYHLLSYGPPPPPPLGTMASERMISLGSFSKILAPGLRLGWVQATPGLLERLERAGVVQSGGGLNPFTGRVVAQAMAMGLQESHLQRLRKVYSRRLAALLEALSAVRLPVRFQPPQGGYFVWLELPPEQDAARLLQQAREEGVAFQPGVRFSPSGSFRHALRLCFAYYPEEGLLEGIRRLERVIARG comes from the coding sequence ATGCTGAGCATCACACAGACCCGCATCCCCCAGGGCTTTATCGACTTAGGGGTAGGCCACCCCGGCCTCGAGCTCCTCCCCCTCGAGGCCCTTCACCAGGCTAGCCAAGCCCTATTCGCCCAGAGCGAACCCCATTTCCTGCAGTACGGAGCCGAGGGGGGCGACCCCGAGCTACGCCGGGAGCTGGCCCGTTTCCTCACCCACCACTACGGCGCCCCGGTGCCGCCGGAGCGGCTGTTCATCAGCGGGGGTATCTCCCAGGCACTGGACCTGCTCTGCGCCACCCTGACCCAGCCTGGCCAGAGCGTGCTGGTGGAAGACCCCACCTACTTTTTGGCCCTGGGCATCTTTCGCGAGCGCAACCTGCAGGTGGTGGGGGTACCGCGGGGGGACTTCCAAGCCCTCGAGGCTGCCCTTCACACCCACCGCCCGGTGCTTTACTACACCGTACCTACCTTCCACAACCCCACCGGCGCCAGCCTCTCCCACCAGCAGCGACAAAAGCTGCTGCACCTGGCCGAGGAGTACGGCTTCTGGGTGATAGCCGACGAGGTCTACCACCTCCTCAGCTATGGCCCCCCGCCCCCACCGCCGCTGGGAACGATGGCCAGCGAACGGATGATCAGTCTGGGATCATTCTCCAAGATCTTGGCCCCCGGCCTGCGGCTGGGCTGGGTCCAGGCGACACCCGGCTTGCTGGAGCGCCTGGAGCGGGCTGGGGTAGTGCAGAGCGGGGGCGGGCTAAACCCCTTCACAGGCCGGGTCGTGGCCCAGGCCATGGCCATGGGATTGCAGGAGAGCCACCTACAGCGGTTGCGGAAGGTTTACAGCAGGCGGCTGGCGGCCTTGCTCGAGGCGCTGAGCGCAGTCCGACTACCCGTGCGGTTCCAGCCTCCCCAGGGGGGCTACTTCGTCTGGCTGGAACTTCCCCCCGAGCAAGACGCCGCCCGGCTGCTCCAGCAGGCCCGTGAGGAAGGGGTGGCCTTCCAACCAGGAGTGCGTTTCTCGCCCAGCGGCTCCTTCCGTCACGCCCTGCGGCTATGCTTCGCCTACTATCCCGAGGA
- a CDS encoding amino acid ABC transporter ATP-binding protein produces the protein MEPIIRIRGLEKWFGKHQVLRGIHLEVLAGEKLVIIGPSGSGKSTLIRCLNGLEEFQRGEVVVDGISLKEARKLSTVRREVGMVFQQFNLFPHMSVLQNVTLAPLRVRGLEPEEAKRKALALLERVGIADQAHKYPAQLSGGQQQRVAIARALAMEPRVMLFDEPTSALDPEMVGEVLAVMRDLAKSGMTMLVVTHEMAFAREVADRVVFMDQGEIVEEGRPEEVFASPRQERTRSFLQRLLHP, from the coding sequence ATGGAGCCCATCATCCGCATCCGCGGCCTGGAAAAATGGTTTGGCAAGCACCAGGTGCTCAGGGGCATCCACCTGGAGGTGCTAGCGGGAGAGAAACTGGTCATCATCGGTCCCTCCGGGAGCGGCAAAAGCACTTTGATCCGCTGCCTCAACGGCTTGGAGGAGTTCCAGCGGGGTGAGGTGGTGGTGGATGGGATATCCCTGAAGGAGGCCAGGAAGCTTAGCACGGTGCGGCGTGAGGTGGGCATGGTCTTCCAGCAATTCAACCTCTTCCCCCACATGAGCGTGTTGCAGAACGTGACCCTGGCTCCTCTGCGGGTGCGGGGCCTCGAGCCGGAGGAAGCCAAGCGCAAGGCCTTGGCCCTGCTAGAGCGTGTAGGCATCGCCGATCAAGCCCACAAGTACCCGGCCCAGCTCTCCGGCGGACAGCAGCAACGCGTGGCCATCGCCAGGGCCTTAGCCATGGAGCCCAGGGTGATGCTCTTCGACGAGCCCACCAGCGCCCTCGACCCGGAGATGGTGGGCGAGGTGCTGGCGGTGATGCGCGACTTGGCTAAAAGCGGCATGACCATGCTGGTGGTGACCCACGAGATGGCCTTCGCTCGCGAGGTGGCCGACCGGGTGGTCTTCATGGACCAGGGGGAGATAGTGGAGGAAGGGCGGCCCGAAGAAGTCTTCGCCTCGCCCCGTCAGGAGCGAACCCGCAGCTTTCTGCAGCGACTGCTGCACCCCTAG